The DNA window ATAAAGCTCCAGTTCCAGTGCCGCCATGTGAGTGTTCCACAATTACATTATCTGAGAAATCCTTGCCCAACATTTGCCACACACTGCTATGAAGGTAGTTCCTGAAGATTCGGTAGTGTTCATAAAGACCTCCTTCNNNNNNNNNNNNNNNNNNNNNNNNNNNNNNNNNNNNNNNNNNNNNNNNNNNNNNNNNNNNNNNNNNNNNNNNNNNNCGATTCCTGCTCCGGCTAGGCGGGCACCTCGTTCTGTCACTATATCACATACCTCAGCAACCAGTTCACGTGCTACAAGGCTGCTGTTATTTATCTGCAAATTCCGCAATCAAATGCGTAAAAGTTAAACTTCTAGATATAAAATTTCAATGCTAGATGATAAAGGTTCTTACCCCAAAAATTTCATTGAGCTTCTCACCCACTACTTCACGATCTTCTGATGTGTCTTGATGCATAGCAGCCATATCAGGAGAACTGCATGAATCAATTGTGATAGATGAGACAATTATTTGTGATAGATTTTTATgataataattaaactaattcatttttaaccaaattaatagaattagtttaattttatactcTGTTATGTAGATATTTTAGGTTGCCAAAACTCATTAATGTGCATGAATATTTATACGTGAATAATAACGTGAAAAAGAAGTAATATTTTCACTCTTCAATAATGTTATTAGNaaaaaataaagaaaataaaataattttaaatttatttaaattaatttttattgtctcttaaatatatattttttatcaaatcgGTCACCAATGTAtgtgtgtataaatacatatgtagtttaatttatttttaatgtatatttatattacgacatatattttatacaaatagtAGCTGATTTTAGTAGTTAATTATGGTGTAAACATAACACAGTCAATTTTTTTACATGCACAGGGGACTTGGTGTAAGTACAATCAATTAATCCAAACTTAGCTTGGTTGGATCACATActgtattattattttagtatacCTTAGTCCATAGGGAATCATCAATTTTGGAGGCACCTTACTACCGAATAGAGCTGTTTCGTGAGCCAGCTTCAACAAGACCAGTCTCACAATTTCTCCCAGATACATTCCTGAAATCAGCTTCTCAAAGACCTATATATGgtcccaaaaaaaataaacagagaTTAATGAGTCGGTcgtcatataaaatatattacaaaaagtaattaattaaatgaaatttCAGTAGCTCTACTAATTACTATACCCCGCTACCAGGATTTGAGCTTTCTGAATCTAATCTAGTGTCGAATGATGTCAATGGAAGATGAGGGGATCTGAAGTTTCCCCACTCCATGCTAATTACCTGCAATACTACAgtccaattttattaattaaattgctTAATTATTCATAATTGATGTATAATGCACGTGTATGTGTGtgacaattttttaataacaaccGGCAAAAAAAGCAGGCAATAATATGTGTAGTGAATAAGTGAATCACTAATAGGTGAAAATTCAGATATACAGAGATACAGGCTCTCATAATATAAATTAGTGCTTCTTTCACTTTATTCCTCTTTTTGTATTTCTGTACAATTTTATTCTATACGAGAGTAAGAATAATACATATGATGTTATATATATAGCTTATGAATAAATTATGATATAGTGTGACTAACCAGCTCAGGAGAATTAGGATCCTCAGATGGTTCTGTATAAGCAGCATTGGTTCTCATAGCTAGAGTAATTGCAGCCACGCTGTCCCTGTTGTAATATCGACCTCCGGCCAAACCTCCAATTGTTTCATCAACCTATTCACTGctaattaatttctttaatccaataatttttttggacataaaatatatatacaagttaatattagttaatacaAACTAACTTCGTTTCTTTgtcatttttaattagtttgtgAAATAGTCATTGATATTAGtgaatacaaatttttttaaatattataattaatgattttgggttaaaattttaggatttttcttaaaaaaaagactaaaatataagaagaaaccaaaaataaaaaaataaagtaaccCAATTCTCTGTTTATATACGTGTATAGATGAACAGAGAATGTACATTTACAAACAAAATTgactgagagagagagagagcaaagCCACTAACCAGTGCAAAAACATGCATTTTGGTCCCAAGATTCTTTAGCGCTTTATTAAGATCTTTCATCAATCCTTTGCGAACCTGGTTTTACAATTTGAATAATGCTCAAGTGTTGGTAATTAGCATGGATTCTCTTAAGAAATATTAACTAACTTTTATGATCACTTTGATAAATACACTAAAattgtcatttttttaaatacgtTTACATGTGTCATAATATTATTGGACATTTTTATTAAActggttaataatttattttttaataaattagaataaaatcgatttattatagcaacaataataaatcTAATTGTCTGCACTCTAATTATTAGACCCGATTTGGTCCGACTGATTTACATAATCTAAACCgaattatgtttaaattttttgataaaaagataaatatatccctgatttttatttaaaaaaaaacaaaaaaaaaccatGATCCAGTGAGTTATGTAAATTGGTCAGTTTACCAGATAACAATtgggtttattattattaagaaaaatcggttttattataatttgttaagaaattcaaaaataaccgGTTCATAAAGTACATACAATAATAATGCGACATATAAATGTCTTTACAAAGACATTTTACGCGTCTTTATAAGAGTATCATCCTTTAAATAATTATCATTACACTAAAAGTAAGTTTTATTATTAATGCAtcacattataatttttttacccaTCACATTATATTTAAAccttaaatatatatgtatgcattagaaaagaaaagagaagagagatggGTGAAGAAACTGAACCGGGTCATTGGAGTTTTTTCTTTGAAATGTAGTACCGGTGAAAGGAAGAGCATCATCAACTGGAAAAGATAAAGTGAAGCCCAaattcattttcctttttgAGTTATCATCCTCATCAATCACAGGGTGAGATGACACAAAGTTTGCTATCTCCGTAACCACAAAGTCAGTTATTTCCTATCACAAACAACCAACTTCCACATTATAGTAATTAAAGTATAATAATCATGTGTACGCTCAAATCATATCCATCAAATTaagaaactaaaaaatgaaaaggaaagagcaacaaagaaAGACGGATGCTTATCAATGATAATGAATGGAAACTATGGAAATATTCGAGAAAAATGCATGGAAATGATGTAgctgtaaaaaaaaaatggaatgtTGCCAAGGAACTTTGTTTAGAGGTGATGATATGCTAAAATTTGCAGTTGGGGGATATTTATATGGTGATAGTAATATTTTATTGGTAGAAAGTTATATGCAGTTGTTTTCATGTgaaattgatagttaaaaatggttaaataatttaatttaacatgTTGACTAAATTATCATATAGTTCAATTGTAAGTGAATTTTcacatattttattttgctaGGTAGTTGATTTCATATTTGCAGGGTCATGAAATGTGAGCCAATATGATGGGGCTGGAAGAGTCATTGCAATTCCTTATTAAAAGGGTGAGCAgagtgttatttttttaattttcattttaaaaatattattttaacaacTAAAACTAGCTTAACAACTAACAATTGGAAATGAAACCTGTATCAAAGACATATCTTCTAGTTCACCCAGATCTGAAGATTGGCTTAGTCCAGTTGTGGATGTAAACCCCTTTCTAGTGTTGTGTCGGAGTGTATAAGGTGGGTGAGTTGTAATATGAGTAAAAacataaagaagaaagaatgatatccaccatttttgtaattttgagTTTTCGGAATAATATCCACCTCTAGCAGTAGTAATTATTCTCTTTGTCGTACGAAACCCCAAGTAATTTTACATGGTTGATTAGATAATGCTATTTATTCAATTCATAGGAATAAGAAATCGAAGCGCACCACTTGATTAAGCTTTCCTTTTCGTTATAAGTGTATTGATATTAAGGTTAGAATAGTTGTAAGATTCAAGTCATAATAATTAGTTGATAGTAAAAGTACCATGGAAGAACCAGCCAAGACATGTGGAGGGATGGAAACCTCTTCCCTTTGAAGATCAGATATAGGTTTGTTCTTTCCACCAAGGCGcgcacacaagaacaacaagttTGTCCCATGCAAATTCACCCCATAAAAGAATCCTTCTTCATCTCTGCCAACAGCTTCCAAAGCATTCATTATATTCTTAATTTGGATAAAGTAAGATGTATGAGTTGATGAATATTACCCATTAGGAAGGGACGTAACATTAGAAATGATCATATTAAGTGTGGACAATGATGAGGATTCATCTGAAGAAGGAGAAGCAAGAGAAGCTTTCATGTGAGAGACCAAATCATCAGCAACTTGCCATAGCTTTGACACTGGGGTGCCACATTCCCTTGCGAACCTCCGAATTATGTTCCTTGCATGCTTCAATCTTTGCTCTTTCATAAGCTTCCATCTTTTAATTAATGCCCCTGCCGCCACCACTGCCACCGCGGTCCCCACGGCTGCCGCTACCACCACCGCATTCCTCATCCTGTTCCGATCACAAAGGTTAGAGGAAATGGATGCGGGATCAATCTCGATCTTGTGTTATTGTGAAACAATCAAAATAACTGAAATCCGTTAATCTTGTACACAGGAACGGGTATAGTGGGGTAGTTGAATGGGTTTACGAGCATATTTGTTATGTATAATTTCTTTCATTATGaattacatttttatattttgagaaataattatattttctttcGTCATGTCCTTCTAAAACACATTCCTAAATATTGGGTTTTGTACTCTTGAATACGTGTCAAATTCCAGTTAACTTGCGCACTCAAAATGTCTATCAAGCTCTAACAATAATTCAGCTTGTACATTCATATATTTTTCGCATTCACAaatattgtttgtttttttcttttattttttataatagtagGAATGTTTCTCGCCAAGAGACATCAAACAAACTAGACCATTGCTCATCATTAGATACAATTAGATACCTTTCACAATTTAACCCACACCTCAATGTATATCATTTATCACTTACTCCACTCTAAACACCTCCCTATTGAAGATGTTATTATTTCTTGCCTTCGGTATACACCAAGACCAACACTTTCTATTGTTCCTTGCGAGTTGTCACACTCCTACCACACTAAGTTTCAAAGCACGAAAGAGAATCGGCCACCCCCACATCACCATTCAACTTTGTAAGACATGAGCCCATACCCTCTGATTTTGTTCACAGCCAAAAAAAGATGGTGAACCGAGGACAgccaaattttttgttttctcgtTCTTGTACTAAGCGTTCCCTTATTGTTATAAGTCTCACATCgagttttttgttttcttaacaAACTACTTAACTCACAATTTTCATGGTCTCATTGAGGATTAGTATAGTCAACCCAAAAGGACTAATCGTAATAGGTTATCCATATAATGATTAGTGCCACTCTTCTAACAAAAGTTTCCACCTTAGAGTTATTAGAAGCAGGGAAGTCGAATCTTAGTGAGAGTTCTATCCAAGTCGAATCTTAGTGAGAGTTCTATCCGAGTTCGGTTATTTTTCAGGATGCACCTGTTCCGTTGTCGGTTTTGTTGGATAACACTGGGATTTGATTGTTATCCGAACTTCATACTTCAAGTCGAACTCGAACATTTTCACAACCCATTGTAGCATCCGTCCTACAAGGTCCGTCTTTTGTGGAATGTGTTTCATTGGTTGATTAGTACAGACCTTTATTGTATCAGCTTGGAAATAAGGTCGGAGCTTTCGAAATGTGAGGATAAGGGAATAAACAAACTTTTATATCTTTTGATCGTTCAGCTCTGCCCCCTATAAAGCTTTGCTAATAAAGTAGATAGGTTGTTGCCCTTTTGCATCCTTTCGAATTAGTGCTGAAACTATTGCTCCACTTGCTACGGCTAGGTTCAGTACGAGTTCTTCCCCTTTAATAGGTCGGGTAAGTACCGGGGGCTGGCTCAGGAAGGCTTTGAAGTCTTGAAAGGCCTGCTCGAATTCTGGAGTCCACTCGAAATGCTTCCCTTTTCTGAGGATGGCATATAAGGGTAGTGATTTTAAGGCAGATCCTGTCAAGAACCTGGATAAAGCCCTCAGCCTTCCATTTAATTGTTGGACCTCCTTGACACAGGTAGGAcccttcatgttgagtatggcttgaaAATTATCCGGGTTCGCTTCTATGCCTCTTTGAGTTAGCATGAAGTACAAAAATTTCCCCCCTTCTACTACAAAGGTGCATTTTGAGGGGTTTAGCCTCATCCTTTGCTTCCTTATCGTAGAGAACACCCCCGAGTGGTCGGATAGCAGTGTCGAGTTTTTTTTGGTCTTGACgagcatgtcgtctacatatAATTTCATTAGTTCTCCTAGGTGGGAAGAGAACACCTTATTCATAAGCCGCTGGTACGTGATATCTGCGTTTTTTAACCCGAAAGACATCACTATATAACAATAGTTAGCTTTGGGGttatgaacgaggtcttttcttggtctaGTTTATACATTGGAATTTAGTTGTATCCCGAGTAAGCGTCTATGAAGGAAAAATACTGATAACCTGAAGCTGAGTCGACCAAAGCATTAATGCTAGGGAGAGGGTATGGATCATTGGGGCAAGCCTTATTGAGGTCGGTATAATCTACGCATATCAACAAACAAGCACTTGAAAATGTAAAGAACTAATCCAACAATGAGCAAGATATGAATGGTTTAAAACTAAGAAAACAATATTCAATCTAATTTTACTCTTAACTAAGCAATAGCTACAATTAAGCAAGACAATTGAGAAATtggttttcaaatatgaatGATAAAAGCAACTCTTGGTTAGGCATGGGAATTGGGGTAACTATCCTTGTCTAAcaaccatatcttgacaattatgaggagccaaactcattaagtctacttccaaacttgaagtacgtcaaatggtttggtcaacatcaacccataaggcCTCACCTCACTACAaattaacctagtagtaggATAGTGTTAATGagtatcaaattgaccactaaggactttcaattcatcaaatccattagacccaatgactcaagtttacccaattcccttggcctaagccaagagtaaaaagaactactccataatcaaagTAAACAATTCATCGAACACTTGGTAAGCATTAACAAAAGACATGTTCAACTTGCAATTAAATCGAAATTAACAATTACCCACTAACAATTATCAACTTACAATAGCTCAAGCAACACAATGTAGcataaaaatcatcaatcaaacatcAACAAGTCAAGATTCACAACATTCATGAATTGGGTATAACGTAACAATTGacaaaattcataaactaaCACAAGATATGAGTGAAAATATACTAAGAAATTCAAATTAAGCAACCAAAGATAGAAATTAACAAAACCCAATTCAGAATTAACAAGGAAGATCAAATCAAAGCTAGATCTAGAGAAGAACAAGGGTTTCTTCCTCTAGAGAACAAGGAACCTAAGAAAAACTAGAAAATTGTGTCTCAGTGCAAAAATGATTGATCCCCCCTTTCCCCTCAGCATCCTTGGGTCTTTTCCATGCAGAAGCAGCTTGAATTTGGGCCCATTGAGCCATGCGCGCGCTCGCGCCATGCGCGCGCTCGCGCCGATTGCTTTTGAGATTCACGCTAGCGCGCCaattgcgcgtgcgcgtcgatggaAATTCTTTGGCCTGCGCGGATGCGTCCATCCTTGCGCGCCGCTTCCAGCTAtcctcatccacgcgtgcgcgtgatttgcgCGTGAGCGCCGATGCTGCAATTCCCAAAATCCAATTCTTCATGTTCCTTCCTCTAGTGCATGCTTTTCTTCTCCCTTCTAGGCCATTCCTACCATACTAATTCTGAAattactcaaaaaaaaaaaacacgtcacggcatcaaatggcaataaagagaatcaaaatatagcaattctaaggtaaaacaagcattttTTTCTACAATAGAGCAATATTGGGAAGTGAACACAAAATCATGCATTTcttgtgaataagtgtgagaaatattgataaaaaccccaaaaataagcacaagataaaccacaaaattggggtttatcaaatctctccacacttaaaccaagcatgtcctcatgcttaaaataaaaagaccAAAGATCATGGTGAGAAAGGGTTTATGAAATGCAAACTATCTAAGCAAATGTATGCAACTAATGTAAAATTGTCtattgatgagtggataatttatacgctttttggtattgtttttatgtagtttttagcatgatctagttacttttagggatgttttcattagtttttatgctaaattcacatttctagactttactatgagtttgtgtgtttttttgtgatttcaggtattttttggctgaaattgagggacctgagcaaaactctgatacgaggctgacaaaagactgctgatgctgttggaatctgacattcctgcactcaaaatggattttctggagcaacagaactccaaatggcgcgctcttaatggtgttgaaaagtagacatctagagctttccatcaatatataatagtccatactttattcatgattagacgacgtaaactggcgctcaacgccagttccatgctgcattctggagtcaaacgccagaaacacgtcacgaaccagagttgaacgcccaaaacacgttacaacttggcgttcaactccaagagaatcctctgcacgtgtaaagctcaagctcagcccaggcacacactaagtgggccccataagtggatttatgcatcaattacttacttttgtaaaccctagtagctagtttagtataaatagaactttttaccttTGTATTAGATGTCTTGGATTGTATTATTCAGTCTTCTgaccacgtttgggggctggccattcggccatgcctgaaccttcatcacttatgtattttcaacggtggagtttctacacaccatagattaagggtgtggagctctgctgtacctcaagttttaatacaattactactatcttctatccaattcgatttattcctgttctaagatattcgttgcacttcaacttgatgaatgtgatgatccgtgacactcatcatcattctcatcaatgaacgcgcgtgattgacaaccagttccgttctaccttagaccgggcacatatctcttggattccttaatcagaatcttcgtggtataagctagaattgatggcggcattcatgggaatccggaaagtctaaccttgtctgtggtattccgagtaggattcNNNNNNNNNNNNNNNNNNNNNNNNNNNNNNNNNNNNNNNNNNNNNNNNNNNNNNNNNNNNNNNNNNNNNNNNNNNNNNNNNNNNNNNNNNNNNNNNNNNNNNNNNNNNNNNNggattctattccaacctgattgagaaccgacagatgattagtcgtgctctgacagagcatttggaccattttcactgagaggatgggatgtagccattgacaacagtgatgccttacatacagctttccatggaaagaagtaagaagaattggatgaaagcagtaggaaagcagagattcagaaggaacacagcacttccatacacttatctgaaatttccaccaatgaattacatgagtaactttatctttattttctatttattttattatctttatttaaaccaataatctcttaaattagttaaatccacctgactgggatttacaagatgaccatagcttgcttcataccaacaatctccgtgggatcgacccttactcacgtaaggtattacttggacgaccaagtgcacttgctggttagttgtacgaagttgtaaattaaattttagacaccatgatattgagcaccaagtttttggagccattatcgGGGAATTAattccatacaacaataaagagtacgaatcacaattttgcctatcaagtttttggcgccgttgccggggattgttcgagtttggacaactaatggttcatcttgttgctcagattaggtaattttctttttattttcttttcaaaaaagttttcaaaaatttttcaaaattttttctctatttttcgtttttccaaaaaataattttcgaaaaatataataaaaatacaaaaaaaattataaaatcataaaaactaaaaatattttgtgtttcttgtttgagtcttgagtcaatttttaagtttggtgtcaattgcatgctttaaaaaattttcttgcatttttcgaaaattcatgcattcatggtgttcttcatgatcttcaagttgtttttgacaagtcttcttgtttgatcttgatgttttcttgttttgtgttgtatgttgtttttcatatgtatttttgcattctagtgtccatgcattaaagaattctaagtttggtgtcttgcatgttttctttgcatcaaaattttttcaaaaatatgttcttgatgttcatcatgatcttcaaagtgttcttggtattcatcttaacattcatagtgttcttgcatgcataattggttttgatccaaaattttcatgttttgggtcataattgtgtttttctctctcatcattaaaaatttaaaaatacaaaaatatcttttccttatttctctccaaatttttgaaaatttgagttgacttggtcaaaaatttttaaaattagttgtttcttacaagtcaagtcaaattttcaattttaaaaaaatcttatctttttaaaactttttcaaaaattaaatatttttcatttttcttattaattttcgaaaattctttaaaatatttttcaaaaaaatctttttcttaattttatctaaattttcgaaattatgctaacaattaatatgattgattcaaaaatttgaagtttgttactttcttgttaagaaaggttcaatctttaaattctagaaccatatcttttagtttcttgttagttaagtaattaattttaattttaaaaattaaatctttttcaatcctatctttttatcatatcttcttatcttatctttttatcatatctttttcaaaattttatctttttcaaaaatttgattttaaaatatcttatcttatcttcttatcttcttatcttttcaaatttgattttcaaatctttttcaactaactatttgactttttctttgtttcttatctttttcaaaaccacctaactactNNNNNNNNNNNNNNNNNNNNNNNNNNNNNNNNNNNNNNNNNNNNNNNNNNNNNNNNNNNNNNNNNNNNNNNNNNNNNNNNNNNNNNNNNNNNNNNNNNNNNNNNNNNNNNNNNNNNNNNNNNNNNNNNNNNNNNNNNNNNNNNNNNNNNNNNNNNNNNNNNNNNNNNaaattattttcgaattctccctctcttctcttcttctatatatttatttatttactaacacttctcttcacctctcttcatctccaatcactgcctttatcctcacccttgtgattggattctccactcttattcctttcttcttttactaataataaggatcctctttgtccatatatagaggattcctcttccttttctttttctcttctctttcatatgagtaggaataagaaaaaaggcactcttgttgaagttgatcctgaacctgaaaggactctgaagaggaaactaagagaagctaaattacaaca is part of the Arachis duranensis cultivar V14167 chromosome 1, aradu.V14167.gnm2.J7QH, whole genome shotgun sequence genome and encodes:
- the LOC107482710 gene encoding LOW QUALITY PROTEIN: probable hexokinase-like 2 protein (The sequence of the model RefSeq protein was modified relative to this genomic sequence to represent the inferred CDS: deleted 2 bases in 1 codon), with translation MRNAVVVAAAVGTAVAVVAAGALIKRWKLMKEQRLKHARNIIRRFARECGTPVSKLWQVADDLVSHMKASLASPSSDESSSLSTLNMIISNVTSLPNGDEEGFFYGVNLHGTNLLFLCARLGGKNKPISDLQREEVSIPPHVLAGSSMEITDFVVTEIANFVSSHPVIDEDDNSKRKMNLGFTLSFPVDDALPFTGTTFQRKNSNDPVRKGLMKDLNKALKNLGTKMHVFALVDETIGGLAGGRYYNRDSVAAITLAMRTNAAYTEPSEDPNSPELVISMEWGNFRSPHLPLTSFDTRLDSESSNPGSGVFEKLISGMYLGEIVRLVLLKLAHETALFGSKVPPKLMIPYGLSSPDMAAMHQDTSEDREVVGEKLNEIFGINNSSLVARELVAEVCDIVTERGARLAGAGIXXXXXXXXXXXXXXXXXXXXXXXXXEGGLYEHYRIFRNYLHSSVWQMLGKDFSDNVIVEHSHGGTGTGALFLAAAQTHKPPSSDS